The following are encoded together in the uncultured Methanobrevibacter sp. genome:
- a CDS encoding zinc ribbon domain-containing protein — MNINIDVNNENEFNQQLQMYLAQGYNMQSNFNGTAILKKKSYSLALLIILLIFIFPVAIIYYLVASDDIVTITNKSVQGSGDSTSKPFDGYCEECGHGLYKESKFCPGCGKDVSLEGIDEDENVPLCPNCGKEVSESNRFCPNCGKDLTEEEIVEEKRKCDECGEELLSEAKFCPNCGKDLTEQEEEENALLQ, encoded by the coding sequence ATGAACATTAACATTGACGTAAACAACGAAAACGAGTTCAATCAGCAGCTGCAGATGTATCTTGCTCAAGGATACAATATGCAGAGTAATTTTAACGGAACAGCTATTTTAAAGAAAAAATCATACAGTCTGGCACTTCTTATTATCCTGCTCATATTCATTTTCCCGGTAGCGATCATATACTATCTGGTTGCCTCTGACGATATTGTGACTATAACCAATAAAAGCGTCCAGGGCTCCGGAGATTCAACATCAAAGCCATTCGACGGATACTGTGAAGAATGCGGTCACGGACTTTACAAAGAATCCAAATTCTGCCCGGGATGCGGAAAAGACGTGTCATTGGAAGGAATTGATGAAGATGAAAACGTTCCTCTTTGTCCGAACTGCGGAAAAGAAGTAAGCGAATCCAACAGGTTCTGTCCGAACTGCGGAAAAGATTTAACAGAAGAGGAAATTGTCGAAGAAAAGCGCAAATGTGACGAGTGCGGAGAAGAACTTCTCAGTGAAGCTAAATTCTGTCCGAACTGTGGAAAAGATTTAACAGAACAAGAAGAGGAAGAAAATGCCTTACTGCAGTAA
- a CDS encoding zinc ribbon domain-containing protein, whose translation MPYCSNCGKEIKEDSKFCPHCGEGVKEKTPETTSGIICPKCGSTIPFGSTVCVKCGNSLNQDTHTAAIVIGYICSIFLPLFGIIIGIYLLTRPNKDVHKHGIIMIVLAIILAIVYYMWFSYMAYVNSMRYYNYYY comes from the coding sequence ATGCCTTACTGCAGTAACTGTGGAAAAGAAATTAAAGAGGACTCCAAATTCTGCCCCCACTGCGGAGAAGGAGTTAAAGAAAAGACCCCTGAGACTACTTCAGGAATAATATGTCCGAAATGCGGTTCCACCATACCATTTGGAAGTACTGTATGTGTGAAGTGCGGAAATTCACTCAATCAGGACACACACACTGCAGCAATCGTAATCGGATACATATGCTCAATATTCCTGCCGCTTTTTGGAATAATCATCGGAATCTATCTTCTCACAAGACCTAACAAGGACGTCCACAAGCACGGAATAATAATGATAGTTCTAGCAATCATTCTGGCAATTGTCTATTATATGTGGTTTTCATACATGGCATACGTCAATTCAATGAGATATTACAATTATTATTATTAG
- a CDS encoding zinc ribbon domain-containing protein, with protein MARFCDKCGHELANEKGKFCDRCGAELKYESDSSAGSSMNIPIYTEEKSMAVAMLLSFIFAGTGIAYAGNLEKGIGIFVVSIIVNFITISTGGIFFIFTLAVWIAGMVLTYKEVENVNNQRRMMLNQQYQN; from the coding sequence ATGGCGAGATTTTGCGATAAATGCGGACATGAGCTTGCAAATGAAAAGGGAAAATTCTGTGACAGATGCGGAGCTGAACTGAAATATGAGTCTGATTCATCTGCAGGCAGCAGCATGAATATTCCCATTTACACAGAAGAAAAAAGCATGGCAGTTGCAATGTTGCTCTCATTCATATTTGCAGGAACAGGAATAGCATATGCAGGCAATCTTGAAAAGGGAATTGGTATTTTTGTAGTTTCAATAATAGTGAATTTTATTACAATATCTACAGGAGGAATATTTTTTATTTTCACCCTGGCTGTGTGGATTGCAGGTATGGTTCTCACCTATAAGGAAGTTGAAAATGTCAACAATCAGCGCCGAATGATGCTGAACCAGCAATATCAAAACTGA
- a CDS encoding DEAD/DEAH box helicase: protein MNRDEILNGAKTAFINLNNDSNTDFTPKLVYNSQNTKVINSIVSELQNCDEFIMSSAFITMGGLMHLLEEFKRLERLNVKGKILTTDYLYFTEPKALRKLQEFSNIEVKMYSQESEGFHTKGYIFKKNNTYKAIVGSSNLTMNALTVNKEWNVEFTSLEEGEMLSSIKHEFKELWNKANSLSEALPAYEKIYNDNKNFKNIRKITEELKEKHVKDLTPNIMQEEFLENLRNLIKHGEKRAILVSATGTGKTYASAFAVKDFRPKRFLFLVHREQIAKQSINAYKNVFKDHENFGLVSGNSKDFDKNYVFATIQTMSKDEVYESYSPEHFDYIVIDEVHKAGALSYHKIFRYFKPKFWLGMTASPERTDGFNIYDLFDNNIAHEIRLQEALEENLLCPFHYFGITDVEFEDETVDDNFTDFNLLASNKRVDYLIEKAEFYGYSGERRKALVFCSRKREAELLSEKFNKRGYKSVVLTGDDSQEKRLDAIDRLTNDENPDKIEFIFTVDIFNEGVDIPEINQVLLVRPTESPIIFIQQLGRGLRKYKNKEYVVILDFIGNYKNNFMIPIALSGDRSYDKDRIRKYLIEGNKIIPGASSINFDEISKKRIFDSINNTSFNRKALFKEKYMNLKYKLGRIPSLYDFAVNAEFNPELILAHKDYQTYHDFLCDVDDDYTSHIDNTDFLKFISKKLLKGIRPHELIILECLKFNRYFTVEQIEKCLKENFGLENQFDSIKGAINFLSLNFYLKEKGEGYQANTIEKIVEKPENLFFKFNEDIYNDLKNNKGYRFEISEDFKKALTSQVFVDHLNDALKYGFFKYENVYDSKEDFKLYEKYSREDVLRILNWKYFMNGQNIGGYKIKYNTCPIFVTYNKAEDISETINYEDHFISKEVFNWMSRNNRKTSSSELEPLINYNGLDVELFIQKSNDEGIEFYYIGKLTPITYKQVYRNINGKDQPIVNFKFKLESPVRDEIYSYFVND from the coding sequence ATGAACCGGGATGAAATCTTAAACGGAGCTAAAACTGCTTTTATCAACTTAAACAATGACTCCAACACAGATTTCACACCAAAACTGGTCTATAACAGTCAAAACACCAAAGTAATCAATTCAATCGTCTCTGAACTTCAAAACTGCGATGAGTTTATAATGTCTTCCGCATTCATAACCATGGGTGGACTAATGCATCTTTTAGAGGAGTTCAAAAGACTTGAAAGACTGAACGTTAAAGGTAAAATCCTCACCACTGACTATTTATACTTTACCGAACCTAAGGCATTAAGAAAGCTTCAGGAATTTTCAAACATTGAAGTTAAGATGTATTCACAGGAAAGCGAGGGCTTCCACACAAAGGGATATATCTTTAAAAAGAACAACACCTACAAGGCCATCGTGGGAAGTTCAAATCTCACAATGAATGCTCTAACAGTCAACAAGGAGTGGAATGTGGAGTTCACCTCTTTAGAAGAAGGTGAAATGCTCTCATCAATCAAACATGAGTTTAAGGAGCTGTGGAATAAAGCAAATTCTTTAAGTGAAGCCCTACCGGCCTATGAAAAGATTTACAATGACAATAAAAACTTTAAAAATATCAGAAAAATCACAGAAGAGCTTAAAGAAAAGCACGTTAAAGACTTAACTCCAAACATCATGCAGGAGGAGTTTCTCGAAAACCTGCGAAATCTCATAAAGCACGGTGAAAAGAGAGCCATTTTAGTCTCAGCAACAGGTACCGGTAAGACTTACGCTTCAGCATTTGCCGTTAAGGATTTCAGACCAAAAAGATTTCTTTTTTTAGTTCACAGGGAACAGATTGCAAAGCAATCAATAAACGCCTACAAGAACGTTTTCAAGGACCATGAAAACTTCGGTTTAGTTTCTGGAAACTCCAAGGATTTCGATAAAAACTATGTTTTCGCAACTATCCAGACAATGTCAAAGGATGAGGTCTATGAAAGCTACAGTCCCGAACATTTCGACTATATTGTCATCGACGAGGTCCACAAGGCTGGAGCTTTAAGCTATCACAAGATTTTCCGCTATTTCAAACCTAAATTCTGGCTTGGAATGACTGCTTCACCTGAACGTACAGACGGCTTTAACATATACGATCTTTTCGACAACAACATTGCCCATGAAATCAGACTTCAGGAAGCTTTAGAGGAAAACCTTTTATGTCCTTTCCATTATTTTGGAATTACTGACGTTGAGTTTGAAGACGAAACCGTTGACGATAACTTCACAGACTTCAATCTTCTGGCTTCCAACAAGCGTGTTGACTATCTAATAGAAAAAGCGGAGTTTTACGGATACTCAGGAGAGAGAAGAAAAGCATTGGTCTTTTGTTCAAGAAAACGGGAAGCTGAACTTTTAAGTGAGAAATTCAACAAAAGAGGCTATAAGTCAGTGGTTCTGACAGGTGACGATTCACAGGAAAAGCGTCTTGATGCAATAGACAGGCTTACAAACGATGAAAACCCTGATAAAATCGAATTCATTTTCACAGTTGACATCTTCAATGAAGGGGTTGACATTCCCGAAATCAATCAGGTGCTTCTGGTTAGACCAACAGAGTCTCCAATCATTTTCATCCAGCAGCTTGGAAGAGGTCTTAGGAAATATAAAAACAAGGAGTATGTTGTTATTCTGGATTTCATCGGAAACTACAAAAACAACTTCATGATTCCTATTGCACTTTCAGGAGACAGATCATATGATAAGGACAGAATCAGAAAGTATCTCATTGAAGGAAATAAGATTATTCCCGGCGCTTCTTCAATAAACTTTGATGAAATTTCCAAAAAGCGTATATTTGACTCCATTAACAACACTTCATTCAACAGGAAGGCTCTCTTTAAGGAAAAGTACATGAATTTAAAATACAAGCTTGGAAGGATTCCTTCATTATATGACTTCGCCGTCAATGCAGAATTCAATCCGGAGTTAATCCTCGCACACAAGGATTATCAGACATATCATGACTTTTTATGTGATGTCGATGATGACTACACATCCCACATTGACAATACGGATTTCTTGAAATTCATATCCAAAAAGCTTTTGAAGGGAATCAGGCCCCATGAGCTTATAATTCTTGAATGCCTGAAGTTCAACAGGTATTTTACAGTTGAGCAAATTGAAAAGTGTTTAAAAGAAAATTTCGGATTGGAAAACCAGTTTGACTCCATTAAGGGAGCTATCAACTTTTTAAGCCTTAATTTCTATTTAAAGGAAAAGGGCGAAGGATATCAGGCAAATACAATTGAAAAAATAGTTGAAAAGCCGGAAAACCTCTTTTTCAAATTCAATGAGGATATCTACAATGACCTTAAAAACAATAAGGGCTACAGATTTGAAATCTCAGAGGATTTTAAAAAGGCTTTAACCAGTCAGGTATTTGTAGACCATTTAAATGATGCTTTAAAATACGGATTTTTCAAGTATGAAAACGTATATGATTCAAAAGAAGATTTCAAGTTATATGAAAAGTACTCCCGTGAAGATGTTTTAAGAATTCTCAACTGGAAATACTTCATGAACGGGCAGAATATCGGGGGATACAAGATAAAGTACAATACCTGTCCGATTTTTGTAACCTACAACAAGGCTGAAGACATTTCAGAGACAATCAACTACGAAGACCATTTCATATCAAAAGAAGTGTTCAACTGGATGAGTAGAAACAACAGGAAAACCTCCTCATCAGAACTTGAACCGTTAATTAACTATAATGGTCTTGATGTGGAATTATTCATTCAGAAAAGCAACGATGAGGGAATTGAGTTCTACTATATAGGTAAATTGACTCCAATCACATATAAGCAGGTGTACAGGAACATCAACGGCAAAGACCAGCCTATTGTTAATTTCAAATTCAAACTTGAAAGTCCTGTGAGGGATGAAATCTATTCCTATTTTGTAAATGACTGA
- a CDS encoding (deoxy)nucleoside triphosphate pyrophosphohydrolase produces MKTLNVVAAIIKKDNKILATKRGYGEFINMWEFPGGKIEPEETKEQALIREIKEELDCTIKPTKFALDLEYQYPTFYLKMSCFEAIIESGTPKLLEHNDARWLEKSELGEVNWIPADLQIIDYLKETMDD; encoded by the coding sequence ATGAAAACTTTAAATGTTGTTGCAGCTATTATTAAAAAGGATAATAAAATTCTGGCCACTAAGCGAGGATATGGGGAATTTATAAACATGTGGGAATTTCCTGGCGGCAAAATAGAGCCAGAGGAAACAAAAGAGCAGGCACTTATAAGGGAAATCAAAGAAGAGCTTGACTGCACTATAAAACCCACAAAATTCGCCTTAGACTTGGAATATCAGTATCCTACTTTTTATCTTAAAATGAGCTGTTTTGAAGCAATAATTGAAAGCGGAACTCCAAAGCTTCTAGAACACAACGACGCCAGGTGGCTTGAAAAATCAGAACTTGGCGAGGTAAACTGGATTCCTGCGGATTTGCAGATTATAGATTATCTAAAAGAAACTATGGATGATTAA
- a CDS encoding DUF2357 domain-containing protein, translating into MIEQKVIINLIDDDSNNMGVLSVSSIDYSSQKESDINISSSLTLKNVPLVDEPDNLTPIQYWQNPTSNFANLMFLEETEYQILFESRDVNATYNVLYSLTKMNDNHFKEFRFDLGDNNKYKVAGTLNFRSYVGKSFLDIKKDEVSSIKIPIEVRSKKIDYFNQYSSMIADLSQQALSLIFEVNSPLYQEFELDSRKKETLYEDFMFLEYLFRQDNLPSIFEYLSKNLHSQLKNHTETVPISFASNVNHNTLKNIVTKPNKLFKSDSNLEIAKKLNGYLPYEIDQIKHEDVIDIPENRFLKYFLELIQNLVEKLSANSKEGYIKDKLSYFRDEIEYYLSAKFFNHISTMDYVPFNSQILQKKEGYREIFHYFLMLEFSFRLSWDEVNDQFKGFEKKLSELYEYWCYFKILKVLNDLSINKISFEDVFLINKDNWSIGIKKGVKSVKHFKLNLHGQDIKIDLFYNLRFSDKSQYRSYSLAFKPDYTLLVTIGGETHYIHFDAKYRSELEISNFYSKITNSTELDEEIDKRDAEEEKDYIFKDGDIYKMHTYKDSILKTEGAYVLYPGNITQRFYESDLIIPSVGAFSLTPGNEDIEEDNLEIFIKEVIKTLLFNHGLITLDIVSS; encoded by the coding sequence ATGATCGAGCAAAAAGTTATTATCAATCTGATAGATGATGATTCAAACAATATGGGAGTTTTAAGTGTTAGTTCTATTGACTATTCTTCTCAAAAAGAATCCGACATTAACATTTCAAGTTCTCTAACATTAAAGAATGTTCCATTAGTTGATGAACCAGATAATTTGACTCCGATTCAGTACTGGCAAAACCCTACATCTAATTTCGCAAATCTGATGTTTTTAGAAGAAACTGAATATCAGATACTATTTGAGTCAAGGGATGTTAATGCAACATATAATGTACTGTATTCCTTAACCAAAATGAATGATAATCATTTTAAAGAATTCCGATTTGATTTGGGTGATAATAACAAATATAAAGTTGCTGGAACTCTAAACTTTAGAAGTTATGTTGGTAAATCATTTTTAGATATTAAAAAAGATGAGGTCTCTTCAATTAAAATCCCGATTGAAGTAAGATCTAAAAAAATAGACTATTTCAATCAATACTCTTCAATGATTGCAGATTTATCCCAGCAGGCATTAAGTCTAATTTTTGAAGTCAATTCACCATTATATCAGGAATTTGAACTGGATTCAAGAAAAAAAGAGACTTTATATGAAGATTTCATGTTTTTAGAATATCTCTTCAGGCAGGATAATCTGCCTTCAATTTTTGAATATCTCTCTAAAAACCTCCATTCTCAGCTAAAAAATCACACAGAAACAGTTCCAATTTCATTTGCATCTAACGTTAATCATAATACGTTAAAAAATATAGTTACAAAACCGAATAAACTGTTTAAATCAGATTCTAATTTGGAAATTGCTAAAAAACTAAATGGATATTTGCCTTATGAAATTGACCAAATAAAACATGAGGATGTTATAGATATTCCTGAAAACAGATTTTTAAAATACTTTTTAGAGCTGATACAAAATCTTGTTGAAAAACTGAGTGCCAATTCTAAAGAAGGATACATTAAAGATAAGCTATCCTATTTTAGAGATGAAATCGAGTATTATTTGTCTGCCAAATTCTTTAATCATATCTCTACAATGGATTATGTTCCGTTCAACTCTCAGATTTTGCAAAAAAAGGAAGGCTACAGAGAAATTTTCCATTACTTTTTAATGCTTGAATTTTCATTTAGATTAAGCTGGGATGAGGTTAACGACCAATTCAAAGGATTTGAGAAGAAACTGTCTGAATTATATGAATATTGGTGTTATTTCAAAATATTAAAAGTTTTAAATGATTTGAGCATTAATAAAATCAGTTTTGAAGATGTATTTCTAATCAACAAGGACAATTGGTCTATTGGTATTAAAAAAGGTGTTAAGTCTGTAAAACACTTTAAATTAAATTTACATGGTCAGGATATTAAAATTGATTTGTTTTATAACTTGAGATTTTCTGATAAATCACAATACAGGTCATATTCTCTAGCTTTCAAGCCGGACTATACATTGCTTGTTACAATTGGTGGTGAAACTCACTACATTCATTTTGATGCTAAATATCGCTCTGAGCTTGAAATTAGCAATTTTTACTCAAAAATTACTAATTCTACTGAGCTTGATGAGGAGATAGATAAAAGGGATGCTGAAGAAGAGAAAGACTATATTTTCAAAGATGGGGATATCTATAAAATGCACACATATAAAGATTCTATTTTAAAAACTGAAGGGGCTTATGTTCTCTATCCGGGAAATATAACTCAAAGATTTTATGAATCTGATTTAATAATTCCATCTGTTGGTGCTTTTTCTCTAACGCCTGGAAATGAGGATATTGAAGAGGATAATTTGGAAATATTTATTAAAGAAGTGATTAAAACATTATTGTTTAATCATGGATTAATTACTTTGGACATAGTTAGTTCATAG
- a CDS encoding McrB family protein, whose product MSNKSEVVSFYNYLISKGYYFDKDLIENYLLSLKVKPFEILTGNSGTGKTKLSQLFAQFVYDEGNTQHISADGGYFTVKAKTNYSSWKNMGWTLPKAEFKKIFPIDKCEIKFDMFVDDIPAEGSIDVVLQLFYSNDQLKSYFKELYEKNSNSTVDLNIDCNNIKKILSDYKDPNGSIILNLKANKSAAKDRQWMLGNAFFEYLPFKHGFVECNFIIDGTSYDAKFRVMPRVSFKPNNRLQNYLAENIGNPVKVELKIDTFDFDSFKPKFDCDKFKEEETDLIDFEGDSSKYIIVPVGANWTDNTNIVGYYNVITEDYQSTPAYDLINKAQDDSDNPYFLILDEMNLSHVERYFADFLSAIESGEEIPLYGEDRTLKLPDNLFIIGTVNVDETTYMFSPKVLDRANTIEFDTLSASQYMESGLDSNDFEGDIEYLQSPLDGSNISNFNIMDLKDIFTKISYGDDNLWHELAMELTAFQETLKDSSFDFGFRVINEILRFMVVSWRYENSPEEWDNWERYFDAQIKQKILPKLHGSEKAIGNVLTKLFNLCLIERNNNENPKNFNVTKDNCRYYTSALKLQNMSKVLSDQRYVSFIN is encoded by the coding sequence ATGTCAAATAAATCAGAAGTTGTATCATTTTATAATTATTTAATATCAAAAGGATATTATTTTGACAAAGATTTGATAGAAAATTATTTGTTATCTTTAAAAGTTAAGCCTTTTGAAATATTAACTGGAAATTCAGGAACTGGAAAAACAAAATTATCTCAATTATTTGCTCAGTTTGTCTATGATGAGGGAAATACTCAGCATATTTCTGCTGATGGAGGATACTTTACAGTTAAAGCTAAAACTAATTACTCTTCTTGGAAAAATATGGGTTGGACACTTCCGAAGGCAGAATTTAAAAAGATTTTCCCGATTGATAAATGTGAAATAAAATTTGACATGTTTGTAGATGATATTCCTGCTGAGGGAAGTATTGATGTTGTACTTCAGTTGTTTTATTCAAATGACCAATTAAAATCTTATTTTAAAGAGTTATACGAAAAAAATTCAAATTCTACCGTTGATTTGAATATTGATTGCAATAACATTAAAAAAATTTTATCTGACTATAAAGATCCTAATGGTTCTATTATTCTAAATCTCAAAGCTAATAAGTCTGCAGCTAAAGATAGGCAATGGATGTTGGGCAATGCATTTTTTGAATATCTTCCATTTAAACATGGTTTTGTTGAGTGCAATTTCATTATAGATGGCACTTCATACGATGCAAAATTTAGAGTCATGCCAAGAGTATCATTTAAACCAAATAATCGATTGCAGAATTATTTAGCTGAAAATATTGGAAATCCGGTTAAAGTAGAACTTAAAATAGATACTTTTGATTTTGATAGTTTCAAACCAAAATTTGACTGTGATAAATTTAAAGAAGAAGAAACTGATTTAATTGATTTTGAGGGAGATTCATCAAAATATATTATTGTTCCAGTTGGTGCCAATTGGACAGATAACACAAACATTGTAGGTTATTATAATGTAATCACTGAAGATTATCAATCAACTCCCGCTTATGATTTAATAAACAAAGCTCAGGATGACTCAGATAATCCATATTTCTTGATTTTGGATGAAATGAACCTTTCACATGTTGAAAGATATTTTGCAGATTTCCTATCAGCTATTGAAAGCGGTGAAGAAATTCCATTGTATGGTGAAGACAGGACATTAAAGCTTCCGGATAATCTTTTCATAATTGGAACTGTTAATGTGGATGAAACAACTTATATGTTTTCCCCGAAAGTGCTTGACAGGGCAAATACAATAGAATTTGACACGTTATCTGCTTCGCAGTATATGGAGTCTGGCCTGGACTCAAATGATTTTGAAGGGGATATTGAATACTTGCAGTCTCCATTGGATGGATCAAACATTTCAAATTTCAATATTATGGATTTAAAAGATATTTTCACTAAAATTTCCTATGGTGATGATAATTTATGGCATGAGTTAGCCATGGAGCTAACAGCATTTCAGGAAACTCTTAAAGATTCAAGCTTTGACTTTGGTTTTAGAGTAATCAACGAAATTTTAAGATTTATGGTTGTTTCATGGAGATATGAAAACTCTCCTGAAGAATGGGATAACTGGGAAAGGTATTTTGATGCTCAAATCAAACAGAAAATACTTCCTAAACTCCATGGTTCAGAAAAAGCTATTGGCAATGTCCTAACCAAATTATTCAATCTTTGTCTGATTGAGAGAAACAATAATGAAAATCCTAAGAACTTTAACGTTACTAAAGACAATTGTAGATATTATACTTCAGCATTAAAGCTTCAAAACATGTCTAAAGTATTGTCTGATCAAAGATATGTTTCATTTATAAATTAA
- a CDS encoding restriction endonuclease subunit S — protein MSLELRKFSELTINFDKERIPLSSSERETKKGKYPYYGAQGIIDSLDEYIFDGEYLLIAEDGENLNSRSQPIANVVSGKFWVNNHAHIVKTNSECDIHYLCYLLNNTNISGYITGSAQPKLNQYNLNNMVLEIQDYETQCKISKILKGINNKIKLNEEINKNLLYIADAVFKNEFRNFDDYSEDELITSDFGLMPVDWYYKTLDEISDVAIGKTPPRKETGWFSEKEGVKWVSIKDLGNSGTYVFETSEYLTEEAIEKFNVKLIPEDTVILSFKLTVGRLGITTEEMVTNEAIAHFKLDENSPISKEYLYLYLKNFNYEELGSTSSIAKAINSKIVKKIPVLIPSNNKLNEFKELFENIFNEIKSNQLETNKLTKLRDTLLPKLMSGEIDVSKINCDFINLVNDRHFLILCYI, from the coding sequence TTGAGTTTAGAGTTAAGAAAGTTTTCTGAATTGACAATAAATTTTGATAAAGAACGGATACCATTATCTTCGTCTGAAAGAGAAACTAAAAAAGGAAAATATCCATATTATGGTGCTCAAGGAATAATTGATAGTCTTGATGAATATATTTTTGATGGAGAATATTTATTAATAGCTGAAGATGGTGAAAATCTAAATTCTAGATCTCAACCAATTGCTAATGTTGTTTCAGGCAAATTTTGGGTAAATAATCATGCACATATTGTTAAAACTAATTCTGAATGTGATATTCATTATTTATGTTATTTATTGAATAATACAAATATTTCTGGATACATAACAGGTTCTGCACAACCAAAATTAAACCAATATAATTTAAACAATATGGTTTTGGAAATTCAAGATTATGAAACCCAATGTAAAATATCAAAAATACTTAAAGGAATTAATAATAAAATAAAGTTAAATGAGGAAATAAATAAAAATTTACTTTATATTGCGGATGCAGTTTTTAAAAATGAATTCCGAAATTTTGATGATTATTCTGAAGATGAGTTAATTACTTCAGATTTTGGTTTAATGCCAGTGGATTGGTATTATAAAACTCTTGACGAAATTTCTGATGTAGCTATTGGAAAAACTCCTCCTCGAAAAGAAACAGGGTGGTTTTCAGAGAAAGAAGGTGTTAAATGGGTTTCAATTAAAGATCTTGGAAACTCTGGCACATATGTTTTTGAAACTTCTGAATATCTTACCGAAGAAGCTATTGAAAAGTTTAATGTTAAATTAATTCCAGAAGATACAGTTATTTTAAGTTTTAAGCTTACTGTGGGAAGACTCGGAATCACAACTGAAGAAATGGTTACTAATGAAGCTATTGCTCATTTTAAATTAGATGAAAATAGTCCTATATCAAAAGAATATCTTTATTTATACTTAAAAAACTTTAACTATGAAGAATTAGGAAGTACATCATCAATTGCGAAAGCTATTAATTCAAAAATAGTTAAAAAGATTCCAGTATTAATTCCTTCAAATAATAAACTGAATGAATTTAAAGAATTATTTGAAAACATATTTAACGAGATTAAAAGCAATCAACTTGAGACAAATAAGTTAACTAAACTAAGAGATACATTGTTGCCTAAGTTAATGTCTGGTGAAATCGATGTCTCAAAGATAAATTGTGATTTCATAAATTTGGTTAACGATCGACATTTTTTAATATTGTGTTATATATAA